A genomic window from Polypterus senegalus isolate Bchr_013 unplaced genomic scaffold, ASM1683550v1 scaffold_5059, whole genome shotgun sequence includes:
- the LOC120521157 gene encoding collagen alpha-1(I) chain-like isoform X2, giving the protein MFSFVDTRLVLLLAATVFLANAQGEDDFAQEPYPEVQGPPGPKGERGMKGDRGLPGPSGNDGIPGQPGLPGPPGPPGPPGLGGNFAPQMGAGYDEKSGGGMAVPGPMGPMGPRGPPGPAGSPGPQGFQGPPGEPGEPGSAVSI; this is encoded by the exons ATGTTCAGCTTTGTGGATACCCGGCTAGTGTTGCTCCTAGCAGCAACTGTATTTTTGGCAAACGCTCAAGGCGAGGATGACT TCGCCCAAGAGCCCTACCCAGAAGTCCAg GGACCTCCAGGACCAAAGGGAGAGCGTGGAATGAAAGGTGACCGG GGACTCCCTGGGCCTTCTGGCAACGATGGCATCCCTGGACAGCCTGGTCTCCCTGGCCCCCCTGGTCCTCCTGGTCCCCCTGGCCTTGGCGGA AACTTCGCTCCTCAAATGGGTGCTGGCTATGATGAGAAGTCAGGCGGTGGAATGGCAGTTCCCGGCCCCATG GGTCCAATGGGTCCCCGTGGTCCTCCTGGACCTGCAGGCTCTCCC GGTCCCCAAGGTTTCCAAGGTCCACCCGGTGAGCCTGGTGAGCCTGGTTCTGCTGTGAGTATATGA
- the LOC120521157 gene encoding collagen alpha-1(I) chain-like isoform X1 codes for MFSFVDTRLVLLLAATVFLANAQGEDDYPFGSCMKDGQLYNDKDVWKPEPCQICVCDSGNILCDDVICEEAIECDNPEIPHGECCPICPDAEVAQEPYPEVQGPPGPKGERGMKGDRGLPGPSGNDGIPGQPGLPGPPGPPGPPGLGGNFAPQMGAGYDEKSGGGMAVPGPMGPMGPRGPPGPAGSPGPQGFQGPPGEPGEPGSAVSI; via the exons ATGTTCAGCTTTGTGGATACCCGGCTAGTGTTGCTCCTAGCAGCAACTGTATTTTTGGCAAACGCTCAAGGCGAGGATGACT ATCCATTCGGCAGCTGTATGAAAGATGGCCAGTTGTACAACGATAAAGACGTATGGAAACCTGAACCGTGCCAGATCTGCGTGTGTGACAGCGGCAACATCCTCTGCGACGATGTGATCTGTGAGGAAGCCATTGAATGCGACAATCCAGAGATCCCTCACGGAGAATGCTGTCCCATCTGCCCCGATGCCGAGG TCGCCCAAGAGCCCTACCCAGAAGTCCAg GGACCTCCAGGACCAAAGGGAGAGCGTGGAATGAAAGGTGACCGG GGACTCCCTGGGCCTTCTGGCAACGATGGCATCCCTGGACAGCCTGGTCTCCCTGGCCCCCCTGGTCCTCCTGGTCCCCCTGGCCTTGGCGGA AACTTCGCTCCTCAAATGGGTGCTGGCTATGATGAGAAGTCAGGCGGTGGAATGGCAGTTCCCGGCCCCATG GGTCCAATGGGTCCCCGTGGTCCTCCTGGACCTGCAGGCTCTCCC GGTCCCCAAGGTTTCCAAGGTCCACCCGGTGAGCCTGGTGAGCCTGGTTCTGCTGTGAGTATATGA